One segment of Alnus glutinosa chromosome 2, dhAlnGlut1.1, whole genome shotgun sequence DNA contains the following:
- the LOC133862056 gene encoding uncharacterized protein LOC133862056 isoform X1, producing the protein MFKKAVEAKSHQRLSGADRKKLKRTAKDRFPRASDADLDILLPPKAEITVSKFQNRVHVYGVEGGFPMFFDIDGRGKEIYPTVFALWNVPELLPAFMLKGGEVSRFLIGGADLMFPGISVPAEGLPSFLAGEPWAVKVPGNPAPIAVGATTMSSTEALKAGLRGKALRITHYYHDLLWESVEGHYVPNAGFFEDVVFEDPAILQSCQTSESYEGATDASNGQQNGNDNNEVGEPVDVTDILSEHNHPSSSSAQIDVENDTAEVISDIGDLKVENNVSSEESNDQHTLSTQDVDSLLDKCLLQALHTTVKDLPMPGSTLWSNHVLPCRPSGITLDIKKSSYKKLSKWLHAKSSTGLISVKEDKYKKEVMLLSINCKHSDYSSFKPEKRQVEKNDQVSDHAANESRSSNTLEVTEIYKPSVHVNPIFASVGADVGKLFSASEATEIVFKYIEQENLVKPTNKSIVVLDAILCDALFKGAIKKGSTYPTEIHKKDIGSAFISRMQAHHVVTRGGESIVRKGALKAIQILTERRQGNKKVTKLSGMETFLMDAETLASALQKKFACSTSVAELPGKKGHEVLLQGGVIDDLAKHLIEQYGIPKRYIEVLDKTRK; encoded by the exons ATGTTCAAGAAGGCAGTGGAGGCGAAGTCGCACCAGAGACTGTCAGGGGCAGACAGGAAGAAACTTAAACGAACCGCCAAAGACCGCTTTCCTAGAGCCTCCGATGCCGATCTCGACATCTTGCTCCCACCCAAG GCCGAGATAACTGTTTCAAAGTTTCAAAATCGAGTCCATGTATATGGTGTAGAAGGAGGGTTCCCTATGTTTTTTGATATTGATGGGCGAGGCAAAGAAATATATCCCACAG TCTTTGCTCTCTGGAATGTCCCTGAACTCTTGCCTGCTTTCATGCTGAAAGGGGGTGAGGTTTCTCGATTTCTCATTGGAGGGGCAGATTTGATGTTTCCTGGTATTAGTGTACCTGCAGAAGGTTTACCTTCATTTCTAGCTGGGGAACCATGGGCAGTAAAAGTCCCTGGAAATCCAGCTCCAATTGCA GTTGGGGCGACCACTATGAGCAGCACTGAAGCCTTAAAAGCTGGTTTGCGTGGAAAGGCATTGAGAATCACTCACTATTATCATGACTTACTTTG GGAATCAGTTGAGGGCCACTATGTCCCGAATGCAGGCTTCTTCGAAGATGTTGTGTTTGAGGATCCTGCTATACTGCAGTCTTGTCAAACTTCTGAGTCGTATGAAGGTGCTACTGATGCTTCTAATGGTCAACAGAATGGCAATGATAACAACGAAGTGGGTGAACCTGTTGATGTAACTGATATCCTGTCTGAACATAATCATCCTTCGAGTTCATCAGCACAGATTGATGTCGAGAATGATACTGCTGAAGTAATTTCAGACATTGGTGATTTGAAGGTAGAAAATAATGTTTCGTCTGAGGAATCAAACGATCAACACACTCTATCTACTCAGGATGTGGACAGCCTTTTGGATAAATGCCTTTTGCAGGCGTTGCATACAACAGTTAAAGACCTTCCCATGCCTGGAAGCACACTATG GTCAAACCATGTACTACCTTGTAGGCCTTCAGGAATCACACTAGACATCAAGAAATCGTCCTACAAGAAATTGTCGAAGTGGTTACATGCTAAATCATCCACGGGACTG ATTTCAGTAAAAGAAGATAAATACAAAAAGGAAGTTATGCTATTATCCATTAACTGTAAACATTCGGATTACTCATCCTTCAAGCCTGAGAAACGTCAAGTAGAGAAAAATGATCAGGTCAGTGATCATGCTGCTAATGAAAGCCGGTCAAGTAACACTCTTGAAGTGACAGAGATCTATAAACCAAGTGTACATGTCAATCCCATTTTTGCTTCTGTAGGAGCTGATGTGGGAAAACTTTTTAGTGCCTCAGAAGCCACCGAAATTGTCTTCAAATACATTGAGCAAGAAAATCTGGTAAAGCCCACAAACAAGTCCATAGTGGTACTGGATGCAATATTGTGTGATGCACTGTTTAAGGGGGCCATTAAAAAGGGATCAACTTACCCAACggaaattcataaaaaagatATAGGGTCAGCATTTATAAGCCGGATGCAAGCTCACCACGTTGTGACAAGAGGAGGTGAGTCGATTGTTCGTAAAGGTGCGCTGAAAGCAATTCAGATACTGACAGAACGGCGGCAAGGTAACAAGAAGGTGACTAAACTTTCAGGGATGGAAACATTTTTGATGGATGCTGAAACCTTGGCATCAGCGCTTCAGAAAAAGTTTGCCTGCAGTACATCAGTGGCAGAATTACCAG GTAAGAAAGGTCATGAGGTTTTGCTGCAAGGCGGTGTGATTGATGATCTCGCAAAACATCTGATTGAACAGTATGGAATTCCAAAGAGATACATTGAAGTTCTTGATAAAACCAGGAAATGA
- the LOC133862056 gene encoding uncharacterized protein LOC133862056 isoform X2: MLKGGEVSRFLIGGADLMFPGISVPAEGLPSFLAGEPWAVKVPGNPAPIAVGATTMSSTEALKAGLRGKALRITHYYHDLLWESVEGHYVPNAGFFEDVVFEDPAILQSCQTSESYEGATDASNGQQNGNDNNEVGEPVDVTDILSEHNHPSSSSAQIDVENDTAEVISDIGDLKVENNVSSEESNDQHTLSTQDVDSLLDKCLLQALHTTVKDLPMPGSTLWSNHVLPCRPSGITLDIKKSSYKKLSKWLHAKSSTGLISVKEDKYKKEVMLLSINCKHSDYSSFKPEKRQVEKNDQVSDHAANESRSSNTLEVTEIYKPSVHVNPIFASVGADVGKLFSASEATEIVFKYIEQENLVKPTNKSIVVLDAILCDALFKGAIKKGSTYPTEIHKKDIGSAFISRMQAHHVVTRGGESIVRKGALKAIQILTERRQGNKKVTKLSGMETFLMDAETLASALQKKFACSTSVAELPGKKGHEVLLQGGVIDDLAKHLIEQYGIPKRYIEVLDKTRK; this comes from the exons ATGCTGAAAGGGGGTGAGGTTTCTCGATTTCTCATTGGAGGGGCAGATTTGATGTTTCCTGGTATTAGTGTACCTGCAGAAGGTTTACCTTCATTTCTAGCTGGGGAACCATGGGCAGTAAAAGTCCCTGGAAATCCAGCTCCAATTGCA GTTGGGGCGACCACTATGAGCAGCACTGAAGCCTTAAAAGCTGGTTTGCGTGGAAAGGCATTGAGAATCACTCACTATTATCATGACTTACTTTG GGAATCAGTTGAGGGCCACTATGTCCCGAATGCAGGCTTCTTCGAAGATGTTGTGTTTGAGGATCCTGCTATACTGCAGTCTTGTCAAACTTCTGAGTCGTATGAAGGTGCTACTGATGCTTCTAATGGTCAACAGAATGGCAATGATAACAACGAAGTGGGTGAACCTGTTGATGTAACTGATATCCTGTCTGAACATAATCATCCTTCGAGTTCATCAGCACAGATTGATGTCGAGAATGATACTGCTGAAGTAATTTCAGACATTGGTGATTTGAAGGTAGAAAATAATGTTTCGTCTGAGGAATCAAACGATCAACACACTCTATCTACTCAGGATGTGGACAGCCTTTTGGATAAATGCCTTTTGCAGGCGTTGCATACAACAGTTAAAGACCTTCCCATGCCTGGAAGCACACTATG GTCAAACCATGTACTACCTTGTAGGCCTTCAGGAATCACACTAGACATCAAGAAATCGTCCTACAAGAAATTGTCGAAGTGGTTACATGCTAAATCATCCACGGGACTG ATTTCAGTAAAAGAAGATAAATACAAAAAGGAAGTTATGCTATTATCCATTAACTGTAAACATTCGGATTACTCATCCTTCAAGCCTGAGAAACGTCAAGTAGAGAAAAATGATCAGGTCAGTGATCATGCTGCTAATGAAAGCCGGTCAAGTAACACTCTTGAAGTGACAGAGATCTATAAACCAAGTGTACATGTCAATCCCATTTTTGCTTCTGTAGGAGCTGATGTGGGAAAACTTTTTAGTGCCTCAGAAGCCACCGAAATTGTCTTCAAATACATTGAGCAAGAAAATCTGGTAAAGCCCACAAACAAGTCCATAGTGGTACTGGATGCAATATTGTGTGATGCACTGTTTAAGGGGGCCATTAAAAAGGGATCAACTTACCCAACggaaattcataaaaaagatATAGGGTCAGCATTTATAAGCCGGATGCAAGCTCACCACGTTGTGACAAGAGGAGGTGAGTCGATTGTTCGTAAAGGTGCGCTGAAAGCAATTCAGATACTGACAGAACGGCGGCAAGGTAACAAGAAGGTGACTAAACTTTCAGGGATGGAAACATTTTTGATGGATGCTGAAACCTTGGCATCAGCGCTTCAGAAAAAGTTTGCCTGCAGTACATCAGTGGCAGAATTACCAG GTAAGAAAGGTCATGAGGTTTTGCTGCAAGGCGGTGTGATTGATGATCTCGCAAAACATCTGATTGAACAGTATGGAATTCCAAAGAGATACATTGAAGTTCTTGATAAAACCAGGAAATGA
- the LOC133861328 gene encoding probable carboxylesterase 18: MPRSDKNVEQSTNPKPNFPWKVKLLMGAFSWISDASFRPNVRVNRRLFNFFDFKVPPSTNPPDGVASSDTTFDPSRNLWFRLYNPTPTPTGGDPNDVVGMPVIVFFHGGGFVIGQANSIWVDKEARQLARELRAIVVSVNYRLAPEHRFPCQYEDGFDALRFIDEMDGDDLPANADLSRCFLAGESAGGNLAHNVAVRAGGYGFKRVNLLGLIAIQPFFGGEERDESEIRLSWGPTLRLDWTDWFWRAFLPDGSDRDHPAANVFGPNAGEISGVKFPAAIVIIGGCDLLRDRDMRYCEGLKRSGKEVCLVDYPNAVHGFWSMGVRPEYCLFLEQVREFMQKQMAE; this comes from the coding sequence atgccccGTAGCGACAAAAATGTCGAACAAAGcacaaacccaaaaccaaacTTCCCATGGAAGGTGAAGCTCCTCATGGGAGCATTTTCGTGGATCTCCGACGCCTCATTCCGCCCCAACGTGAGAGTCAACCGCCGCCTCTTCAACTTCTTCGACTTCAAAGTCCCTCCCTCTACCAATCCCCCCGATGGCGTTGCCTCCTCTGACACCACCTTTGACCCTTCTCGCAACCTCTGGTTCCGCCTCTACAACCCAACCCCCACCCCCACTGGCGGCGATCCAAACGACGTCGTCGGCATGCCCGTCATCGTATTCTTCCACGGGGGCGGCTTTGTCATCGGCCAGGCCAACTCGATTTGGGTGGACAAAGAGGCGCGCCAGCTCGCCCGAGAACTCCGCGCCATCGTCGTCTCCGTCAACTACCGGCTGGCGCCAGAGCATCGGTTCCCGTGCCAGTACGAAGACGGTTTCGACGCGCTGAGATTCATAGACGAAATGGACGGAGACGATCTGCCGGCCAATGCTGATCTTAGCCGTTGCTTTCTCGCCGGAGAGAGCGCCGGAGGGAACCTGGCCCACAACGTGGCCGTCAGAGCTGGCGGGTACGGCTTCAAGAGGGTAAACCTCCTCGGGCTGATAGCAATACAACCGTTTTTCGGAGGGGAGGAGCGGGACGAGTCCGAGATCCGATTATCCTGGGGCCCGACTCTGAGACTGGACTGGACGGACTGGTTCTGGAGAGCTTTTTTGCCGGACGGGTCGGACAGGGACCACCCGGCGGCGAATGTGTTCGGACCGAATGCGGGTGAAATATCGGGCGTGAAGTTCCCGGCTGCGATTGTTATAATTGGAGGGTGCGACCTGTTACGGGATAGGGACATGAGGTATTGCGAGGGGCTGAAAAGATCGGGAAAAGAGGTATGCCTGGTGGATTATCCGAATGCGGTCCACGGGTTCTGGAGCATGGGCGTGAGGCCCgaatattgtttgtttttagaACAAGTGAGGGAGTTCATGCAAAAGCAAATGGCCGAATAG